The following nucleotide sequence is from Phocoena sinus isolate mPhoSin1 chromosome 14, mPhoSin1.pri, whole genome shotgun sequence.
AAGAAGCAGTAGGACAGAAGGAGTAAAAtacaggaaaaaggcaaggagtCTGTGTAATTTCTTAGATCTAGGTATGTTGAAAGGGGGCTAACAAGACAATGCATCCATCtgctggggcagggggatggaGGATGAATGACTTTCCAAGCAGGAAAGAGGAAATGGGGTGTGCAACTGCTGCTATTGCTAAATGGGGTCTCTAATTCCTCTCTCCATAATGGTAATGACTTCCATTTATATGGTGCCTTTCATCAGTTCTGATCTGAGGGAGCACTCAAAGTCCTCTTTTCACTCCACCCCTAAATCTGGTCCTCAACAGGGTAAAGAATGATATCTGTATTTATGCCATATCTATTTTGGAGAAGACTAGCTCATGTGAAATTGGACATTAAGATGCTATGGAAATGAACCCAGAATGGAGAAGGAAGAGGTCGAGGAAGAGAAGGTGTGGAAGGGAAGATGCTTATTTCTAATCATGACCTTCAGTACCATCCAGCTGAACAGACACCTCGACTCAGATACTCTGAAAGATCTTAGTGCCTCCAGTAACCTCAGCCTCATCCTATCTGTCTCCCAGCTTTTAATGGGTCTTGGCACTCTTTGGAGTGTATAATATTAAGGTGAATGCATTGGGTTCCAAGTGCTACtaaggacatttttttcctgatgcTTTAGGGATTCAGGAATAGAGGGGATATTCAGGATATAGGCAAGGCGAGGCCAAGGTTTGGAAGGAAAGGGAATGATAAGGAATCTGGTCTGTTCCAATAAGATATTCAACAAGATGTGTAGGCATAACTCATATAGACACAGAAGCCACTAACAATTAAGATTcataaaaatgttcagaaaaaaaaagaaaaacctcacacaacacaaaaataagcacaaaGCAGTGGCATAAATAACTCAGGGAACTGGATTTCAGTAAGGACAGAAGTGGAAACCCTGTCAATGTATATATCAATATTCCCAGGCTGATATTTAGAAAAGTTTAGGCCATAAGAAATCCTCCTTCATTGGTTGGGAACTGAATAAAGGAATGTCTTTTTGTCTTAATTATTCTCTTCTGCACTTATCACATAATCACTGTGCAGATGCCCTAGGGGAAAGCATGTAATCAGAGGATAGATGGGATTCTGAGAggaagggtggtggtgggatatAGGGACACTGGGCTGGGGACCAGGACCTGTGTTCTAGACTTGGCCTTAACTAGTTGGGTGACATGCAGCTGAGTTGCAATGCAGTGGGCAAAGCCCTGGGCTTAGAATAAAAAGTGACAGCTTTCTGAACTTGGACAGGTCACTtgatctctgagcctcagtgtgcTAATccgtaaaatgggaatgaaaatatttctcttctaAGATTGCAGGAAGGATGTTATAAGAAATACGTGTGAAATGGCTTTAAGAATTGAAACATGCCATACAAAAGAGGTCTGGCCCAACTCTTTGAGTTACAGATTGGCAGATGTACCCCAGAGAGATAGGATACCATGCCTAAGGTCATAACAGAGTTGGGTGCAGTACTCAATTCCTAGGCTGAATCCAGCTTTCTGTGGATGGCTGCAAAACAAGtaagctggggaaggggagggagaattttaaatgaagtaaCGACCACCTTGTGAATGCAAACACAAGGAATTTTGTATGGCTAGAGTGTGGCCGCCCTCAGAGACACAGTGACCGGATGAACCCCAGCTGGCAAAATTCAACCAGAACCCAACTGTAATACGGTCCAGACATGCAGAAGTCCCAGTAAGACTGCTGAGAACCCTAATGGCAACAATGGCTGGTTTTAGCTTCTGAGACCTCGTTTCTCAGGTCTGTTAACTTACGATTCTTGCCTGTAGGTTCTCAGCAATAACATACCACCATTGTTTTCTAGCTAAACAATgccaagaaaatagaaataagaatgCCTTCTGTCATGGATAGTTCTGGTTCTATGGATAAATTCCACCACACTGAAAGAGAAAGCAACAGTACTTCTCATGTTACAGTTTAATCTTTTAGCAACTCCTGTCCATGTGGGCTTAATTTAGGCTTtgcacaaaaaacaaacaccttcAACAAAGTCTGATGGTCAGAAATGGGGAAACCCAGAAGAGCACATCCACTTGGGCAGACATGAAGTGTGGGCCATTTATCACCTTAGCAAGTGCAGGAAACATGACTGCTAATTGGTCTCTTCATTATCCAAGGAGATCATCTACCATGACAGCAACTCAGAGCTGGGGGTGATTTGGAGCAATATTTAAGTAGCTTCTAACTCATAAtcatatctttctttctttctttctttctctctctctctctctttcctttctttctttctctctctctctttccttgctttctttctttctttctctctctctctttcctttctttccttctctttctttctttctttctttctttctttctttctttctcccttccttccttcctttcttaatagatctttattggagtacaattgcttcacagtactgtgttagtttctgttgtacaccaaagtgaatcagccatatacatacacatgtccccatatcccctccctcttgaccctccctcccaccctccctatcccaaccctctagaaaggaaaccataaacaagacaaaaagacaaccctcagaatgggagaaaatatttgcaaatgaaacaacagacaaaagattaatctccaaaatatacaaacagctcatggaactcaatatcaaaaaaacaaacaatccagttaaaaaattgGCGGaggacctaactagacatttcaccagggaagacatacagatggccaagaggcacatgaaaagatgctcaacatcactaattattagagaaatgcagatcaaaactacaatgaggtatcacctcaagccagtcagaatggccattatcaaaacaTATTTCTTTTCGAAATCTGCTGGCCTAGAAAGTCTCTAAATCCTCATGAACAGACCTCTTCACCTTCACTAATTATGGACTCCGCATGAAGGGAGAAGACAAACAAGGAATACACATCATAAACAGAGGTGAAATAGTGCACCCAAAGCTTATCAGGGGTGATCAGTCCTTTAAACCAGGTTTTGGCCAGAGGGTTTGTACtgtttgggggcagggagagcacGAGGAATCCTTTTAGCTTCTGCAGCTCCTAAGAAAGGAGTTTCTACCTTTTTCCTAGTAAATAACTACTCTGTTCTACAGGAGTCTTTTATCATCTGTGTGATGTGTGGACGGGGACAAAGGGATATTTACGCAGAAGTGTGAGGCTTCCATGGCAAGGAAGGTTTATGTGGGTGGGCAGGTTAGCAAGGAAATTCTCCCAGCAACTGACAAGGAATGAGCTCTTCCTAGTAGCCACCAGCACTTCAGTTTAGAGATTAGTGGGCAAATCCCATCCCCAGTGGATATGCAAAGAGACACAGCGGTAGGTTCCAGCAGAGGCAGGAGGCTCACAGTGCCTTTCAGTCCGGTTCCGCCCACCCTCACCTTTATGCAGGGAAATGACAGGTCAGGGCTTCACTTTAGGGGTCTACCAAGAGCTGCTTATCAAATGCCAAAAAGAGGACAACATGGCTTTGATCTGTGGCTTCCTTATCAGGTAGACTTCAAGATTCACTGGTCATCAGCTTCCAATGGCTCTACTGTAGATGTTTCAACCTAGGATGTGTGACTTCTAGAGCTAGCATGTCAGGTAAACTAGATACTCATTCCCATCCAACTTTGACTTCCTTGGGATCTTGTTGGTATTCCTAGAGAGTTTTAGAGGTTTCACCCAACTAGCAAATTTACCATCAGATCAGATGAAGACTTAGGCATAGCATCTTTAATTAAAAGCATAAAGGTAGTGGGTATGGTTGTAGTCTTGGCAGCTATTGGGGCTGCCTCTGGGCCCACAGTTCTCAGGCAATGGCTCCAagagaggaaagacagaaaataactgATTAAACAATGCATAAAATGTGCAGCAGACTCAAATTTGCAAGGAGACCTGTTTTCATTTGGTTTCTACCTCTCTGCAAACTAGTGAACCCAATGTGCCAAAGATGGCGGACTGCTGCAGGGCAGTGCCCAGCAACCAAGTAACAAGACAGTCCAAGTTTGAAGAAAACTCGGCCTTACCTGGAGATAAGGAGGAGTCATAGGAACTTCTCTCCTTGCGGTTCATCTTGAAGGCTTGGATGTCCTTTTCCCTGTACGTCCCAAAGCCTTCATAGCTCCTCCTTTTACTCCCACTCACATCACTGTCCCACTTGTCGTTCGGAGGGTTCATCTCACTGAACACATCCAGGCTCTCTGGTCTTGCGCTGCTGCCGTCCCCGCCATTGCCAGAGTACCGTTTTGTGCACGAGTCCACAGGCTCGCTGCTCAAGTCACCTTTGTCCTTGGCCTGCGTCCAATGCTGGGCATCAGAAAGTGACAGCGTAGACAGGGTGTCCACTTCAAAGTTGTTCTTGGACGCTTTGTGGCCGGCTTCACTGTGCTGGTACTTCTGCTTCTCCTTATGCTTGTTTTTCTCACTCACAAGGGAGAGCTCTTTGTCTGCACTGCTCAGCCGCTCGCTCAGGATGTGGCTGGAGAAGCCTGTGGCTTTGCCTGCAAAGAGACCACTCAGGTTGTCGTGGGTCCCCAGGAGCCGGTCTTCCTTGTGCTTATGCTTGTGTTTGTGTTTCCTCTTGTGGAGACGACCACTGGACAGACCGGCACTGCCCACCTTGGGAGGATTCAGGGATGGCTGCCTGTCACCGAGGCCCATGCCCACGGGCCCCTGCAGGTGCACTCCATGCTTTGCTTTATGCTTAGCCGTACCAGACATCTTCACATGGGAGCTTGTGTGAAACTGAGGTGGTGGCACTGTTGGCCTCATGAATGGGGACGCTGCTCCGAGCGTGTGCGACAGGTACAGAGGAGCTGGGTACTGACTGTAATAACCAAGGTTCATCATAGGCATTGATGTGTAAGGCATTCCATAGGGTGCATAGTAACTTCCACTGGGAATAGGGTAGCTGAACCCTTGTAAAAAAGGCACCTTTGTCATGGTGTCATTGGTTTTTGCAGGCCTACCACGCTTCTTCTTTGACTTTAAGTCTGAAGTCCTACGAAGATAGAGCAACGGGTCATACTGGATATATGGCACCGGGTAATAGTGATCAAAATTAATCCGAAAAATGCTGGGATATGGATTCTCATGGTAAAAAGTATAACTCCGGTGAGAGATCCTGAACACTTGGAACTTGGTGATGAGCTCTTCCAGGTCTGCCAGAAACTGGAGATCATCACGGTTTTGCAGGCTTTTCCGTTTCCTCTTGTGCTTTGGCTTCTTGAGGCTTTCGTGGGCCAGAAAGTTGTCCACGATGAGATGCTTCTGCCGGTGGCCATGCCGGTTCTTTGTGCTGGTGTCAGATGGGATGGCCTCCGGGTTGTCCAGGGAGCAGAAATCAAAAGAGTACCTCCGTCGGGATTCGGAACTCTTCTCTGCTTGGTCAGACGTGCTGTTGTTGTCTGTCCCAATGCCACTGTCACTCGGGATCGTCTCCTCACTGTGGGACTCGCTCACAGGGGACAGTGTTATCTCCTTGAGTGACCCGATCTCGCAAAGGTGTGAAGGGGAGTTGGCCATCAGCCTGGGTGGAGACAGCTTCCAGGTCCCACTATGGATTCCCTTTTGGGTTTTGGTTGGAAGAGCACTGATGGGCTGGAGATTTGGCATAGTTTTCAACTCTGAAAAGTTGGTTTCAGTGCTGGCGGGGCTCAGGTTGCCATTGGACCCACCTAACTGTGTCGAAAGTGGGTGCATAGCTGCTGGTGAAGACGCCACAAGTGACTGAAAGTTGGAAGGCACGACGGGAACATCCGGCTGGCTAGAAACTGGCCTCGGGTGCTTGATGGCTGTTTTGGGTTCTTCGGATGGGGGTGGCAGCTCTGCCCTCGGCTTCCTGCCCCTCTTCTTGCCAATGTAGATGGTGCCCCTCTTACTGACATTTATCTGCTTGCCCAATTTGCTCTCGATTGCTGCTGCCCCAGGGCTGGTCTCTGGGGGAGCTTTGGCCTTCAGCGCAATGCTGCTGGAGCAGGACAAGATCTGGTtcaagatatttttccttttgagtgTTTTCATCTTATTGATAGTTTTGATGGTCTTCTTATCTAACACCCCAAGCTTTCCAACTTTTTTGTGAAATTTCATCTCACTCATGGGTTTGTCCTCTCCTGGCACTAACTGGGCCAACTTGGCTAAACTACGTcgtctctttcttttcttggttcCAGGAAATTCCCGGCTGATGGGACTGACTGGACTGGTGGAGGTCCCCTCATGAATCGTCTCAACCGTGAGCAAAGGCTGCTTCTTTGGTCGTCCCCGCTTCTTTTTTACCGGCGTGATCACAGTAAGACTGTCTGTGTTGGTGTACAGAGGGCTGGACGGGGTTATGGGGTAAGCAGACGGTGGTTCCACCATCAGTTTATCGGAGGTGGCCATGACTGCCTCCCGAAGGAGACTGGTGGGTTTTGGTTTGCTGCACGTCCACCTCCGTTTTGCAGCGAATTTGGGGTGCTGGATTTCTGGCAGCTTTCTTGGAGAGTGATCTGTGCACGTTGGAGGTGTCACGACCATGGGTGGCTTCCGCTGCTTAGATACACCTCCAGGGACAACCTTCTCAGCATTTCCACCAGTTTCAAGGCCAGCTGAGGGGGACTCGTTCTCTATCATTTTACCCAACTTAGGGACACGGGGATCTTTCTTATTACCTTCGGGGTTGGAAAGTATCCTATTAACTACTTCGCTGTTCATAGTGATTCCAGAAGCCAGGGCTTTCTCTGGCATGATCTTTTCCACCACTGCTTTGATGGACTGTCTCTTTTTCCTCTTATGGCTGCTTGGATCTAGGCAGGGTGCCTTGATAGGGATAGTAATCCGGACATGGCTTGAGTCATTTTCAGGATTACTGACGGAACTCACATTCTGCCTGACTGGTGATGCCTCTTGGGCATTATCTGCAGAGTAGCCTTCCCGTTTCCCTTCTgtattgtcaaatgctttctgaGCATTCTTGACCCAGTCTAGGTCTGAGTTTGGTATGGTTTGACTTAGCACATCTTTTTTACTGGACTTTTTCTTGCTGCCTATAGTAGTAGGTGGTTCTGGGGGCTCCTTTGTACCTCCTCCATCTTGATCTACTAAGGGCTGGAGCCCACTGCACTCAGCAGAGCTGCTGGGTGGAGCTGGTGAGCTGTGGTTGCTTGGAGATGGGACCACACCTCCCAAGAGCAGATCTTTGCTACTGTTGGACAACTGACTCCATGTGCTCCCTGCACTGCCTTTCTTACCCTGGGCCTTTGCAAAGGAAGCCAGGGGCTCAAGAGCTGGGATCTTGCTGGTGCTTGCAGTTTCTCTGCCAGACTCTGTACTGATGAAGCAATTCTGAGTGGCAGGTCCATTGTCAGAGTTGGTGGACCAGTCCACGTGGCTCTGGCTGCTGCTTTTTTGCTGGTGCTTTGGTTTTAAGGTGTCACCGGTGAAGTCCTGTGGGAGGCCTGGGTCATAATGGAGAGCTGAGTGTTTCTGTGGCCGCTCGTAAGCCTAAGGGTGGGTGgagtggagaaggagagagagagaaacaaagatcAGCATGGtgaaactatttaaaatttaatgtcaAAAGGCTTAATTATTCAAAAGTTGGAAACAGACACCTTTAGTTCCAGAATGCTTTGTGAaggttgttttcaatttctttagtaAAAATACATTGTGTTGATTTTGAATATTAATAAGGATGCTATAATCGCTGTCTTTCTCTCCCTAGATAACAGGAACTTTAACTTATCTTGGTTTAATGCAATCTCAGAATAAGAACTGTTTAGAGTCAGGAGGGGCCCTAAAGGTCCCTCAGTCCAATGcttctattttccaaatgaagatGCTAAAACTTTAGCCATGAAGAGTCCTGCCCAAGGTGGCAGAGTTCAGGAGAGCATCTGAACTTCCAGACTCACTGCACGCGTTTCCCTAACTCCAGCTGCAGCTTATTTTTGCCCCAGCTTCTTCTCAAACACACATCTTTCCCTTGTTTCTGCCTGCTGCAGTTCATTTCTGTTTGGAGTTTATCCTGGAGTTCAGCATCTCTGCACTCAAACAAGCAACTCATTAGGAACCACTGCAACAAGGAGAAAAAGCACAAGTTGAGGAATTAAGGGGGGGAAGTTTGACGACTGCGTGGGGAAAAGTGGGCCAGTCAAGGGCATAGAGAAGAAacgaaaagaagcaaagaaacatGGAAGAGCCCTCAAATCTCTGCCGACTCTAGGAGTGGTGCGTGTTTGGGAGTGAGCCTGCTAAGACATCCTTAAGCCCACATTAGGCCCTGACTA
It contains:
- the SETBP1 gene encoding SET-binding protein isoform X1, yielding MESREVLSGSRQRGSESEFLPVSSAKPLTAPGCAGEPLLSAPETGKGIPVGGERMEPEEEDELGSGRDVDSNSNADSEKWVAGDGLEEQEFSIKEANFTEGSLKLKIQTTKRAKKPPKNLENYICPPEIKITIKQSGDQKVSRAGKNSKATKEEERSYSKKKLLPASDLAASDLKGFQPQAYERPQKHSALHYDPGLPQDFTGDTLKPKHQQKSSSQSHVDWSTNSDNGPATQNCFISTESGRETASTSKIPALEPLASFAKAQGKKGSAGSTWSQLSNSSKDLLLGGVVPSPSNHSSPAPPSSSAECSGLQPLVDQDGGGTKEPPEPPTTIGSKKKSSKKDVLSQTIPNSDLDWVKNAQKAFDNTEGKREGYSADNAQEASPVRQNVSSVSNPENDSSHVRITIPIKAPCLDPSSHKRKKRQSIKAVVEKIMPEKALASGITMNSEVVNRILSNPEGNKKDPRVPKLGKMIENESPSAGLETGGNAEKVVPGGVSKQRKPPMVVTPPTCTDHSPRKLPEIQHPKFAAKRRWTCSKPKPTSLLREAVMATSDKLMVEPPSAYPITPSSPLYTNTDSLTVITPVKKKRGRPKKQPLLTVETIHEGTSTSPVSPISREFPGTKKRKRRRSLAKLAQLVPGEDKPMSEMKFHKKVGKLGVLDKKTIKTINKMKTLKRKNILNQILSCSSSIALKAKAPPETSPGAAAIESKLGKQINVSKRGTIYIGKKRGRKPRAELPPPSEEPKTAIKHPRPVSSQPDVPVVPSNFQSLVASSPAAMHPLSTQLGGSNGNLSPASTETNFSELKTMPNLQPISALPTKTQKGIHSGTWKLSPPRLMANSPSHLCEIGSLKEITLSPVSESHSEETIPSDSGIGTDNNSTSDQAEKSSESRRRYSFDFCSLDNPEAIPSDTSTKNRHGHRQKHLIVDNFLAHESLKKPKHKRKRKSLQNRDDLQFLADLEELITKFQVFRISHRSYTFYHENPYPSIFRINFDHYYPVPYIQYDPLLYLRRTSDLKSKKKRGRPAKTNDTMTKVPFLQGFSYPIPSGSYYAPYGMPYTSMPMMNLGYYSQYPAPLYLSHTLGAASPFMRPTVPPPQFHTSSHVKMSGTAKHKAKHGVHLQGPVGMGLGDRQPSLNPPKVGSAGLSSGRLHKRKHKHKHKHKEDRLLGTHDNLSGLFAGKATGFSSHILSERLSSADKELSLVSEKNKHKEKQKYQHSEAGHKASKNNFEVDTLSTLSLSDAQHWTQAKDKGDLSSEPVDSCTKRYSGNGGDGSSARPESLDVFSEMNPPNDKWDSDVSGSKRRSYEGFGTYREKDIQAFKMNRKERSSYDSSLSPGIPSPHLKVDQTAAHSKNEGSASTMMTRKKPAAVDSVAIPPAPVLSLLAASAATSDAASSSLKKRFKRREIEAIQCEVRKMCNYTKILSTKKNLDHVNKILKAKRLQRQSKTGNNFVKKRRGRPRKQPTQFDEDSRDQMPVLEKCIDLPSKRGQKPSLSPIVLEPAASQDTIMATIEAVIHMAREAPPLPPPPPPPLPPPPPPPPPPPPPPLPKTPRGGGKRKHKPQPAAQPTQQPAPQQPLPQEEEVKAKRQRKSRGSESDVLP
- the SETBP1 gene encoding SET-binding protein isoform X2, which produces MAYERPQKHSALHYDPGLPQDFTGDTLKPKHQQKSSSQSHVDWSTNSDNGPATQNCFISTESGRETASTSKIPALEPLASFAKAQGKKGSAGSTWSQLSNSSKDLLLGGVVPSPSNHSSPAPPSSSAECSGLQPLVDQDGGGTKEPPEPPTTIGSKKKSSKKDVLSQTIPNSDLDWVKNAQKAFDNTEGKREGYSADNAQEASPVRQNVSSVSNPENDSSHVRITIPIKAPCLDPSSHKRKKRQSIKAVVEKIMPEKALASGITMNSEVVNRILSNPEGNKKDPRVPKLGKMIENESPSAGLETGGNAEKVVPGGVSKQRKPPMVVTPPTCTDHSPRKLPEIQHPKFAAKRRWTCSKPKPTSLLREAVMATSDKLMVEPPSAYPITPSSPLYTNTDSLTVITPVKKKRGRPKKQPLLTVETIHEGTSTSPVSPISREFPGTKKRKRRRSLAKLAQLVPGEDKPMSEMKFHKKVGKLGVLDKKTIKTINKMKTLKRKNILNQILSCSSSIALKAKAPPETSPGAAAIESKLGKQINVSKRGTIYIGKKRGRKPRAELPPPSEEPKTAIKHPRPVSSQPDVPVVPSNFQSLVASSPAAMHPLSTQLGGSNGNLSPASTETNFSELKTMPNLQPISALPTKTQKGIHSGTWKLSPPRLMANSPSHLCEIGSLKEITLSPVSESHSEETIPSDSGIGTDNNSTSDQAEKSSESRRRYSFDFCSLDNPEAIPSDTSTKNRHGHRQKHLIVDNFLAHESLKKPKHKRKRKSLQNRDDLQFLADLEELITKFQVFRISHRSYTFYHENPYPSIFRINFDHYYPVPYIQYDPLLYLRRTSDLKSKKKRGRPAKTNDTMTKVPFLQGFSYPIPSGSYYAPYGMPYTSMPMMNLGYYSQYPAPLYLSHTLGAASPFMRPTVPPPQFHTSSHVKMSGTAKHKAKHGVHLQGPVGMGLGDRQPSLNPPKVGSAGLSSGRLHKRKHKHKHKHKEDRLLGTHDNLSGLFAGKATGFSSHILSERLSSADKELSLVSEKNKHKEKQKYQHSEAGHKASKNNFEVDTLSTLSLSDAQHWTQAKDKGDLSSEPVDSCTKRYSGNGGDGSSARPESLDVFSEMNPPNDKWDSDVSGSKRRSYEGFGTYREKDIQAFKMNRKERSSYDSSLSPGIPSPHLKVDQTAAHSKNEGSASTMMTRKKPAAVDSVAIPPAPVLSLLAASAATSDAASSSLKKRFKRREIEAIQCEVRKMCNYTKILSTKKNLDHVNKILKAKRLQRQSKTGNNFVKKRRGRPRKQPTQFDEDSRDQMPVLEKCIDLPSKRGQKPSLSPIVLEPAASQDTIMATIEAVIHMAREAPPLPPPPPPPLPPPPPPPPPPPPPPLPKTPRGGGKRKHKPQPAAQPTQQPAPQQPLPQEEEVKAKRQRKSRGSESDVLP